The following DNA comes from Brassica oleracea var. oleracea cultivar TO1000 chromosome C5, BOL, whole genome shotgun sequence.
CAGCTGGCACGTAAAGACCGAAAAGATAAGTCTCGTATTAAGGCCCGTCATTCATTTTCTCCCATATTTTTGATTTTCTTTTAAGTCCAAAATACCTAAAGACGAGCCCAAAGACGTGCGTACGTCTCTTTTGCAGGTAAAGGGTAAGCGAGTGTGTTACAGACGCACATAACTCTGGAGAAACATTGTAACAAGACCAGGCTCAGAAGAGAGTGTTGCCTGTTTTCGTTAGGTCTGCAATAGAAACTTTGTAGCAGCAAAAGTTTGAAAATTTCAAACGAGTCACCTGATAATGTATCATATCTAGAAGACAAAGTTCATAGATGCAAAAATTTGAAAATCCAAGAGAAGATAAACACCAAATGGTGTGTTTGATCAGACTGAGGAACAAGAAGGCTAATCTGATAGTTGAAACGGACAAGGAGAATCATGCAAGATTTGGTTTTATTACATGAAAAGGTTGGGCTTTGAAGCCTTGTATGTAGTCTTGAGCTTCCTGGTTGGTGGCCTGACCTTCCTGAAGACAAGAGGGAACTTGATCTTGGAGTTGTGGAACTGCTTGGTGCTCTCTCTCTTGCACAGTTTTGCAGGGACTGTGGCGGTCTTGATGATCTGAATGCAAGGGAACCTCACTCTATGGCGAGAAGCCATCTCGGTGTACATCTGCTCCACAGCACCGTTGAGCGTGGTGTCGCGGAACTCCTTGTACATGTTGTGGTACCCGGTTCGGCTCTGGTAACGGAGCCAGATACCGTAGTTCTTGATTTTCGTGGGGTTCTTCTCGAAAATCTACAAGGGTGGAACAACACAGTCACATACAAAGTACCCATCAATTTAGCATTAGTCAAATGCAAAGCATACCTCATTGATGGCAAGCATCTGTCCGTTGCTTTTCTTAACCTTCTTCAGTTTCCTAAGGAAGTACCTAGACACAAGCAAATGCATTAACGATTAGTAGAAGTTGCATCAACAAAAAGGAAATAATCATCATTGCATCATGACTCACCAGAACTTGGACTTGGCGCGAACTTCATTAGTGGCCCAAAGCTTCATACGGTAAATCTTAGGCTGCACATCTTTCTCTGTTGGAAGTGCTCTCCCAACCACTTGGTATTGGTGAAACTGCTCAAAATAAACAAAGGTGCCATTGAATCAATACATTATGCAATTAAAAGAGATAAGCTTTTACAAACACACAACCTTGGATCACATCTCCAATGACAACACCAATCTAGAATTGAAGATAGCTCAAAAAGCTTGAAATGAAATGTTCCAAGAGATCATATTAAGAGCCCATAAGTCATCCTAAAGCTTCTAACAGACTATTGCAGCCTGCTTCATCATATTATATACAAGTATGATGAGGAACAAAATGGACAAAGTTTCCTACTTTCTCCTACAACACATTCTCCCGACCAAAACCCAGTTCATAACTATCCAAGATAGTGTTTCGAAACAACTCAAAAATTCTCCAAAGATCAATGAAGGAATGATCAAAACCGATAACTACTCAGTAACTCAGCTTCCTATACGATAGAATGAATGAATAAAACTTACCCGGAAAGCAACCATTTCAACGGAGAGATCAAAGCTCCAACGAAATCAGCCGAAAAGGAGTCAGATTGTGAGCTAAACGGAGGCGCTGATTAGAAAAGTCCCTATAAGTGACCTTCTCTACGACAAACCCTAGACCGTTCTGTGGGCTTTTAGTTTTCTACTTGGGCCTTGAATTTTTTCTTTCTAAAACATGTACAATTTTACCGCGGTTAAACTATTTTTTTAGCGGTAAAAGTTAAATTACTTGATATTCCAAAACTGATAAATCATCTGCAACTTTGGAAAATAATATATTGACAGCCTAGGATAAGACATGCATCTTTGGACATAACAAATTTATATAAATACAATTAAAAAAACATATAGTATTGACAAATTAAATATTTATATCAAATCAATTTCTTTTTTATGTATACAATTACGTTTCCTTTAGATAATCATCTATACGTTGAGCTGGAACCTGGACCAAAATCTTTCTAAATTAATGATGGACCGATTGATTTGGGCTTCAAAATTTTAGTTGTTTTAGAGTTAAACAATTTTACATAAGGTGAAAAATGTAAAATTAAAAAAGACAACTACAAATTGGGTTAGAATTATAATTTAGAAATAATTGTATGTGTGGTTCTTTATAGGCCTATATTAAGACCATACAAAATTAACCTGACCTGATTATCAAACTTCTTTATGGCGAAATAAATTAAATACTCTTAAAACATGTTAATTCCCAAAAAAATAAAATCTGCAACTTTTTGTTTTAATTTTCTTGCTTTAGATCATTAGCTGGATAGATACTTAGAAAGATGATGGTTTTCGAATGCTTGCAGTCGATATTATATATAAGATTGATAGTTAGGTTAACGTGATATATTAATTAACATTAACTACCAAGAATCCCCATTATTAAGATGATACATTATATTTTTTAATATGTTTTCTATAACTTCGAAAAAACAATTGGGTGTTATGAACCAGTCTTTCCATATATCTATGACGGTGTAATCTCCTATATAAGGAACCTCTATGTTATGAACAAAGATTGACTTTTTCATTACTTTTATAACATTGGGCAAGTTTTTCCTTGTTGCCAAAGTTTTTTATAGTCTTCAATTTAAATTTCCGTATATGAATTCTGAAGAATTGTGTAACAACCATATATATTTGATAGATAGAACAATTTGGTGATAATACTTTCGCATATCTTTCTTATTCCATGAAAACAAATAAATTACACCTAAATTTTCCTAATTCCATATGTGTGTCTGATATCTTGTATATTTACATTGTTTTATCCATTTATTCATGTGCATTTACATCATATATATTAGGATTTAGCCATGTCTAGGTTGCATTTTGCATACATATGTCTCTATTAGGTATTGGAGTACCACATGGAGTTCCTGTAGACATTTGGGTACATTTGGAGCTCAAAGGAGGTGATTAGAGTGATCTTTGGACGAGCACTGCCTGGAGCGAATTCCCGGAGTGACTACATGAAGTCGCTGTGCACCACATCCCGGAGCGATTTTCCCAGAGCGACCTACCAAGGTCGCTCCCAGCAAGAGCGACTATCTCAAGTCGCTCCAGCCAGAGCGACCTACCGGAGCGACGCCATGCACTCGCTCGCCATCTACGCTTCGCAGCNNNNNNNNNNNNNNNNNNNNNNNNNNNNNNNNNNNNNNNNNNNNNNNNNNNNNNNNNNNNNNNNNNNNNNNNNNNNNNNNNNNNNNNNNNNNNNNNNNNNNNNNNNNNNNNNNNNNNNNNNNNNNNNNNNNNNNNNNNNNNNNNNNNNNNNNNNNNNNNNNNNNNNNNNNNNNNNNNNNNNNNNNNNNNNNNNNNNNNNNNNNNNNNNNNNNNNNNNNNNNNNNNNNNNNNNNNNNNNNNNNNNNNNNNNNNNNNNNNNNNNNNNNNNNNNNNNNNNNNNNNNNNNNNNNNNNNNNNNNNNNNNNNNNNNNNNNNNNNNNNNNNNNNNNNNNNNNNNNNNNNNNNNNNNNNNNNNNNNNNNNNNNNNNNNNNNNNNNNNNNNNNNNNNNNNNNNNNNNNNNNNNNNNNNNNNNNNNNNNNNNNNNNNNNNNNNNNNNNNNNNNNNNNNNNNNNNNNNNNNNNNNNNNNNNNNNNNNNNNNNNNNNNNNNNNNNNNNNNNNNNNNNNNNNNNNNNNNNNNNNNNNNNNNNNNNNNNNNNNNNNNNNNNNNNNNNNNNNNNNNNNNNNNNNNNNNNNNNNNNNNNNNNNNNNNNNNNNNNNNNNNNNNNNNNNNNNNNNNNNNNNNNNNNNNNNNNNNNAAGAAAGTATCATTCTGTAATTGCTTTCTAGTATTAGTAGTAGTTTAAAACCCATCTAAATCATTGGTTGCACTTAGATTAAGTGAGTACTTACATTCTCGGTGCTTTGATATACCTCAGAACTGGTTCGACAATTATTTATACTACAACATTTGTCTTAGGAGCCTTGAAAACTCCTAACATCAAATTGGCGCCGTTGCCAAATTCTGAGTAGATTTGAACATTGAGACTTAGTCACTTGCTTGAGACTAAGTCATTATAATTTTGTTTTGTTACTGATTCTTCTTCTTCACCTACCTTTAACTTTCAGGTGTATGAACTTGAGGAGCAGGGGTCCATCAAACCTAGTTCCAATAGTAGCAGACATCAGAGCTTTAGAGAGAGTGTGTGCTAGAGCTAGAAGAGAAGAAGAGCAACAATTGGACGTTGATATGGCAGATCCACAACAAGGGGCAGAACACCAACCGCGGGCAGCTCGACCCATTGGTACTTATGACCGGCCCAACATTCATGGTCATAGACTGGGAATCCGAGCACCGGTTGTGGCAGCCAACAACTTTGAGGTCAAGTCAGGACTCCTAAACGTGATCGAGAACAACAAGTTTCATGGCTTGGCTCTAGAGGACCCATATGATCACTTGGACAAGTTCGACAGCTACTGTGGGTTGTCAAAAACCAATGGTGTGTCNNNNNNNNNNNNNNNNNNNNNNNNNNNNNNNNNNNNNNNNNNNNNNNNNNNNNNNNNNNNNNNNNNNNNNNNNNNNNNNNNNNNNNNNNNNNNNNNNNNNNNNNNNNNNNNNNNNNNNNNNNNNNNNNNNNNNNNNNNNNNNNNNNAATCTCCAGCTTTCAACAGAAGGGCTTGGAAGGATTCAGTGAAGCCTGGGAGAGATTCAAGGGCTACCAAGCTCAATGCCCTCACCATGGTTTCTCTAAGGAAAGCCTGCTGAGCACATTCTACAGGGGAGCTCTTCCTAAATACAGAGCCAGATTGGATATAGCTAGCAATGAGTTCTTCTTGGGAAGAACTGAGGAAGATGCAGAGGAGCTGGTTGACAACATGGTAAAGAGTGACGCAGTGTACAGTGGAGACCATGACAGAGGCAGTAGAACAGATGACAAGCAGACGAGNNNNNNNNNNNNNNNNNNNNNNNNNNNNNNNNNNNNNNNNNNNNNNNNNNNNNNNNNNNNNNNNNNNNNNNNNNNNNNNNNNNNNNNNNNNNNNNNNNNNNNNNNNNNNNNNNNNNNNNNNNNNNNNNNNNNNNNNNNNNNNNNNNNNNNNNNNNNNNNNNNNNNNNNNNNNNNNNNNNNNNNNNNNNNNNNNNNNNNNNNNNNNNNNNNNNNNNNNNNNNNNNNNNNNNNNNNNNNNNNNNNNNNNNNNNNNNNNNNNNNNNNNNNNNNNNNNNNNNNNNNNNNNNNNNNNNNNNNNNNNNNNNNNNNNNNNNNNNNNNNNNNNNNNNNNNNGCAAGAAGAGTTGTGTTTCATCAACAACAATGGCAGCTGGTACAAGAAAGAGCCCAACTTTCAGTACAACAACTACCAACAAAAATCATATCCTAACAACCAACATAGTGGTTATCCGCCTAGGAACAACCAGCAAGGCAACTATCAGCCTCAGCAAAACCCTCCTCCTGGTTTCTCCAACAAAGGGAACCAGTCTTTTAAACAACAAGCTAATCCTTCTACCTCTACTCCTCAGGAAAGCAGCACGGATGTTCTACTGAAACAGATCTTGGAGTCTCAGACTAGAAGTGAGAAGCAGGTTGGATATGAGTTGAAGAACCTTCACTCCAAGATTGATGGAAGTTACAATGAGCTCAACANNNNNNNNNNNNNNNNNNNNNNNNNNNNNNNNNNNNNNNNNNNNNNNNNNNNNNNNATATCTACCTAGAAAATCTGACCAAAAATCCAAGGAGTATTGCAATGTTGTCCTCTCTACCACTTCTTCAAGGATTGAATTGAGTAACCACAAGAAAGAGGTAGATGAAATTGAAAGATTGGTGTTTGAAACTGAGATTGAACAGGTTGAGCATCTGATTGTAGCAACAACTGAAGCAAAGATTGTGGAGGAAGCTGACAAAATGGTCGAAGCAAAGATTTTGAAGGGAGATGAACCCAGGGCTGAGAAACCAGTTGCGAAGAGAGCTGACCAGAAGCTAAAAGAGGTCAATCTAGAGGACATCACTGAGGTTGAGCATTCACCCTATGACAAGCTCCCATTTCCACCAAGGGTTCTCACCAAAGCTCAAAAGAAGGTGATTTCCAAGTTCATAAAATACCTAAGTGATATTGGAGTTAAGCTTCCAGAGATCTCGGGTATGCGTGAGGCTCATGTCCAAATGATGCTCATCAAGGACATTGTAGAACACCAAAAAGAAGTAGAAGAGCTTCTCAACATTTCAACTTTGAAACTTGATCCAGCCATCACACCAAAGTCTCTCCCTAAACTAGAATCCCAAGGGAAGTTCACCTTGTCTTGCTCCCTTGGTAAGCTCACCTTTGATGATGCTCTTGTTGATTCTGGTGCAAGTGTTAATGTGATCTCAATGGAGATGGTGAAGAGTCTTGAGAATGAACACATGGAGCCAGATACTTCCTCTCTCACGTTTGAGGATTCTTCTTCTACTACCCCTATTGGTCTCATCAAGGATTTCCCTTTGAAGATTGGATCTTGCACCATCCCTATAGACCTCACTGTCTTGAAAATGGCAACTGAGAAGAGAGTTCCATTGATCCTGGGCACACCATTCCTTATATCCCTATAAACCTCACTGTCTTGAAGATGGCAACTGAGAAGAGAGTTCCATTGATCTTGGGCACACCATTCCTTACTACTGTGGGTGCTTGCATCAATTTTGCCAACAAGAAGGTCACACTCCTCAATGCGAACAAAGCTGTCTCTTACCCAATTCAGTCTCCACTGGATGTTGAGTATTGTGGAACCATCACTTGTGGAGACCCCTCCATTGAGAAGATCAAGGATGCAGTTGTTGTTAGTGAGAAAGAAAGTCATGATGCAGAGTCCTCTAAAGAGATGTGTGATGAGCACTTGGAAAGTGCTAAAAAGGAGGAGGTGAGTAGGGCCACAAGGACTCATTAGCTCCAAGATGATCCAATCAAGCTTCAAGAGCTTCTCTCTCAGGTCTTCACCATCACTCTTGAAGGTGGGAAGGATCCTCCTTCTCCACTTTCCACTTGATTTACCACTCCACCACCATTCCATTGTATATACCATTTCCTTTCTGTATTTTAGCTTCATCTTTGGGTATCTCTCCTACACTTGACAACATAGAGACTGTGTGACTTAAGTCTGGGGGATGTACCAAATATTTGATCATGTTCGCTTTGATGTTGTTTCATTGAGTCATGCATTGCATACCTATTTGCATATATAAAAAAAAATCATTTAGCTTGCATCATTTGTATTTCTAGGAGAGTCTAGAGCATATAGGTTGCATTCACTTGCATTGGGAGCAATGATTTTAAATGCTTTGTAAAGAACACTACTTTGCACCTGAGTAGCTTATGCACCTCTCAAAAAGACTTGTATGCTTCGAGCCTTGAAAGCTCTTCCTGAAACTTGTTGATTGCTGAAACTCAGTCTTTGAAGCCAACTACAACCTTATTTGAACTGAATGAACTTAATGCATCTTGCTTATGGTTCCTTGCGTACTGAATCATGGATATACACACTTGAGTTGTCACATCCTTTATGCCAATCTTTTTGACAACCTCTAGTGGTAGACCTCTCCCCAAAATCCCTTTCTCCTTTTAAGCCTTCATTGATTGATGAGTGAGGCCTTTTTTGGAAAGTCTTACATGCACATAATGTTGAGAGTATCGGGAACGAAAATGCTTGATCTTTATTCTTGCTAGATTAGGCACATTATTGTCTAGTCATAGGATGGGGGTGAGTGTTGTAAAGTTTGATTTGGGAGTATGAGAAAGTTGAAGGAAAAGAGTGAACTCTTGTGCTTAATTGACTATTCTTTATGGGATAAGTAGAGAAACTTCTAGCTCAATTTGTGAAAAGTCTAGGCCCCCAAAAAAAAAAAAGGAGAATAAAGAAAATGGGGCTAGCAAAATTAGTATGAGCTAAGAGGTGTTCAAAAAGTGTAAGAAATCCCTTGTAAAAAAAAAAAAGTTTTATGTTGG
Coding sequences within:
- the LOC106294921 gene encoding 60S ribosomal protein L18a-2 — its product is MVAFRFHQYQVVGRALPTEKDVQPKIYRMKLWATNEVRAKSKFWYFLRKLKKVKKSNGQMLAINEIFEKNPTKIKNYGIWLRYQSRTGYHNMYKEFRDTTLNGAVEQMYTEMASRHRVRFPCIQIIKTATVPAKLCKRESTKQFHNSKIKFPLVFRKVRPPTRKLKTTYKASKPNLFM